The nucleotide window TTTGTGCGTACCCATCACGGCCATGGACACAGTGCTCGACGCCGTGACCCCACATTTGACGCCCAGAACGATCCTGGCCGACATCTGCTCGGTTAAGGTCCGGCCCCTGAACACCATGTTGGCCAGAACATCGACGCCGGTCGTGGGAACGCATCCACTTTTTGGCCCGACAACCCTTGACGCGGAGCTGCGAATTGCCGTAACTCCAGGGCGAAGCACGGAAGCAACCGATAATCTATCGCGATACTTCCGCACGCTGGGCTTCACCCCGTTCACCACAACCGCCGATGAGCACGACCGTGCCATGGC belongs to Deltaproteobacteria bacterium and includes:
- a CDS encoding prephenate dehydrogenase/arogenate dehydrogenase family protein, producing MTLNPTSTVVVIGAKGQMGARFASAFRHAGNPVTEFDHPLDHGALPLAVQTASLVLLCVPITAMDTVLDAVTPHLTPRTILADICSVKVRPLNTMLARTSTPVVGTHPLFGPTTLDAELRIAVTPGRSTEATDNLSRYFRTLGFTPFTTTADEHDRAMA